Proteins from one Xiphophorus hellerii strain 12219 chromosome 8, Xiphophorus_hellerii-4.1, whole genome shotgun sequence genomic window:
- the odf2a gene encoding outer dense fiber protein 2 isoform X1 — protein MNKAMRNLSGSPRVQVHVSNAEGLYLHVKRTTPSETSQRTMSKDRSPLRPSANVKTRLPWIPPGKTSYKWEGPTHCLEIKPPKPEPELELRLSDLASEEEQHLRSRISQYEKKIESLMSEVSSLRTEVEHRRKEQVLGRKSEQQDDPQQVTAKPEEELAEESKELQEWRNSQLRESIGRKLQETRQSSPDGFPKDPELLLQKLREAEADAAAAAKQVSALKEYVYKLGDSVKNKIMWSGLDQQKELLLGKLEAFEVTNRALRHLLREQRESQMESVGLSEQRKVLLKSLADMEAWNALLVKKLQEKEKELHQLSTQLDSEKEKARRSADLSQNLDATRARLQGQLRRKEAENNRLIVQIKSLERAASQHLAEAEQVAQQLGRAKQEAEEEQEALKRASQVQKQRAERCEGTADQLSAQLLQREKQAAEALASADAWQRRHGEEAEEKGQLEVELNLLTSRISDLTDQLQAIQDSGQLENQALLDRLQALTAQKAAAQLETKRLKAAVSAADEKLSRTEAELQQVRTSIKQCEVLLDNYKIQVGNTRAEAEQARAQVAQAERDAQAVRVELEREKEQIRRELQGRLSELEVLPEALRRCQLQLQEAQEEERSRERRNLELSGNLTELRLKVDTQGRQTDLLRQKNQLLMEENRQLQLKVESLERKLSDVSSQNSDLLTVVSKREKTIRTNQLSLEEKTRECSLLSRRLEEAVNDAHQQISETRERAANKERSTQTTIMDLEAQLSRTAAELEQLGHNIEEAERRYQSRLQDLQDRLEQSDSTNRSLQNYVQFLKASYANVFSDGFLSGPRRSPSPV, from the exons atg AACAAAGCCATGAGGAACCTGTCCGGTTCGCCCCGGGTGCAGGTCCACGTCAGTAATGCCGAAGGGCTCTACCTGCACGTGAAGAGGACGACTCCCAGCGAGACGtctcag CGGACGATGAGCAAGGACAGGTCGCCGCTCCGTCCCTCCGCCAACGTCAAAACGCGTCTTCCGTGGATTCCTCCAGGAAAGACTTCCTACAAATGGGAG GGACCGACCCACTGTCTGGAGATCAAACCGCCAAAACCGGAACCAGAACTTGAGCTGCGGCTGTCCGACCTTGCCTCAGAGGAAGAGCAGCATCTGCGCAGCCGCATCAGCCAGTATGAGAAGAAGATCGAGAGCCTGATGAGCGAGGTCAGCTCTCTGAGGACCGAG GTGGAACACCGCAGGAAGGAGCAGGTCCTGGGCCGCAAGTCGGAGCAGCAGGACGACCCCCAGCAAGTGACCGCCAAGCCGGAGGAGGAGCTGGCCGAGGAGAGCAAGGAGCTGCAGGAGTGGAGAAACAGCCAGCTGCGGGAGTCCATAGGGAGGAAACTGCAGGAGACCAGACAGAGCAG TCCAGACGGTTTTCCGAAGGATCCGGAGCTTCTCCTCCAGAAGTTGAGGGAAGCAGAAGCTGACGCCGCTGCAGCTGCTAAGCAGGTTTCTGCTCTGAAGGAATACGTCTACAAGTTGGGCGACTCGGTAAAAAAC AAGATAATGTGGTCCGGTCTGGACCAGCagaaggagctgctgctggggaAGCTGGAGGCGTTCGAGGTCACCAACCGAGCCCTGCGACATCTGCTGCGGGAGCAGCGCGAGTCCCAG ATGGAGTCCGTCGGCCTGTCGGAGCAGAGGAAGGTTCTCCTGAAGTCGCTCGCTGACATGGAGGCCTGGAACGCC ctGCTGGTTAAGAAGCTtcaggagaaggagaaggagctTCATCAGCTTTCCACCCAGCTGGACTCTGAGAAG GAGAAAGCGAGGAGGTCGGCGGATTTATCCCAGAATCTGGACGCCACCAGAGCTCGTCTGCAGGGTCAGCTGCGGAGAAAAGAGGCCGAGAACAACCGGCTCATCGTCCAgataaag AGCCTGGAGCGGGCGGCCAGTCAGCATCTGGCAGAGGCGGAGCAGGTGGCGCAGCAGCTGGGCCGGGCGAAgcaggaggcggaggaggagcaggaggcaCTGAAACGGGCCAGCCAGGTCCAGAAGCAGCGGGCGGAGCGCTGCGAGGGCACAGCGGATCAGCTGAGCGCACAACTGCTGCAGAGG GAGAAGCAGGCCGCCGAGGCTCTGGCTTCAGCTGACGCCTGGCAGCGTCGACATGgagaggaagcagaggagaagggtcagctggaggtggagctgaACCTGCTGAccag CCGGATTTCGGACCTGACCGATCAGCTGCAGGCCATTCAGGATTCAGGTCAGCTGGAGAACCAGGCGCTGCTGGACCGGCTGCAGGCGCTGACGGCGCAGAAAGCTGCCGCCCAGCTGGAGACCAAGAGGCTGAAG GCTGCCGTGTCGGCGGCCGACGAGAAGCTGAGCCGAACCGAGGCGGAGCTGCAGCAGGTCAGAACCTCCATCAAGCAGTGTGAGGTTCTGCTGGACAACTACAAGATCCAG GTGGGGAACACGCGGGCCGAGGCGGAGCAGGCCCGGGCCCAGGTGGCGCAGGCGGAGCGGGACGCCCAGGCCGTCCGGGTGGAGCTGGAGAGGGAGAAGGAGCAGATCCGGCGGGAGCTGCAGGGCCGGCTGTCGGAGCTGGAGGTTCTGCCGGAGGCTCTGCGGCGCtgccagctgcagctgcaggaggcGCAGGAGGAGGAGCGCAGCCGCGAGAGGCGCAACCTGGAGCTGAGCGGCAACCTGACGGAGCTGCGGCTGAAG GTGGACACCCAGGGCCGCCAAACGGACCTGCTCCGGCAGAAGAACCAGCTGCTGATGGAGGAGAACCGGCAACTCCAGCTGAAGGTGGAGTCTCTGGAGAG GAAGCTGAGCGACGTCTCCAGCCAGAACTCGGACCTTCTGACCGTCGTCTCCAAGCGGGAGAAGACCATCCGCACCAATCAGCTCTCCCTGGAAGAAAAGACCAGAGAGTGTTCGCTGCTGAGCCGGAGGCTGGAGGAGGCTGTGAACGACGCGCACCAGCAG ATCTCAGAGACCAGAGAACGAGCCGCCAACAAGGAGCGCTCCACCCAGACCACCATCATGGACCTGGAGGCGCAGCTGAGCCGGACCGCCGCCgagctggagcagctgggccACAACATAGAGGAG GCGGAGAGGCGGTACCAGAGCCGCCTGCAGGACCTCCAGGACCGCCTGGAGCAGTCAGACAGCACCAACCGCAGCCTGCAGAACTACGTCCAGTTCCTCAAAGCGTCCTACGCCAACGTGTTCAGTGACGGGTTCCTCAGCGGGCCCCGGCGCTCCCCGTCACCCGTCTGA
- the odf2a gene encoding outer dense fiber protein 2 isoform X2, protein MNKAMRNLSGSPRVQVHVSNAEGLYLHVKRTTPSETSQRTMSKDRSPLRPSANVKTRLPWIPPGKTSYKWEGPTHCLEIKPPKPEPELELRLSDLASEEEQHLRSRISQYEKKIESLMSEVSSLRTEVEHRRKEQVLGRKSEQQDDPQQVTAKPEEELAEESKELQEWRNSQLRESIGRKLQETRQSSPDGFPKDPELLLQKLREAEADAAAAAKQVSALKEYVYKLGDSKIMWSGLDQQKELLLGKLEAFEVTNRALRHLLREQRESQMESVGLSEQRKVLLKSLADMEAWNALLVKKLQEKEKELHQLSTQLDSEKEKARRSADLSQNLDATRARLQGQLRRKEAENNRLIVQIKSLERAASQHLAEAEQVAQQLGRAKQEAEEEQEALKRASQVQKQRAERCEGTADQLSAQLLQREKQAAEALASADAWQRRHGEEAEEKGQLEVELNLLTSRISDLTDQLQAIQDSGQLENQALLDRLQALTAQKAAAQLETKRLKAAVSAADEKLSRTEAELQQVRTSIKQCEVLLDNYKIQVGNTRAEAEQARAQVAQAERDAQAVRVELEREKEQIRRELQGRLSELEVLPEALRRCQLQLQEAQEEERSRERRNLELSGNLTELRLKVDTQGRQTDLLRQKNQLLMEENRQLQLKVESLERKLSDVSSQNSDLLTVVSKREKTIRTNQLSLEEKTRECSLLSRRLEEAVNDAHQQISETRERAANKERSTQTTIMDLEAQLSRTAAELEQLGHNIEEAERRYQSRLQDLQDRLEQSDSTNRSLQNYVQFLKASYANVFSDGFLSGPRRSPSPV, encoded by the exons atg AACAAAGCCATGAGGAACCTGTCCGGTTCGCCCCGGGTGCAGGTCCACGTCAGTAATGCCGAAGGGCTCTACCTGCACGTGAAGAGGACGACTCCCAGCGAGACGtctcag CGGACGATGAGCAAGGACAGGTCGCCGCTCCGTCCCTCCGCCAACGTCAAAACGCGTCTTCCGTGGATTCCTCCAGGAAAGACTTCCTACAAATGGGAG GGACCGACCCACTGTCTGGAGATCAAACCGCCAAAACCGGAACCAGAACTTGAGCTGCGGCTGTCCGACCTTGCCTCAGAGGAAGAGCAGCATCTGCGCAGCCGCATCAGCCAGTATGAGAAGAAGATCGAGAGCCTGATGAGCGAGGTCAGCTCTCTGAGGACCGAG GTGGAACACCGCAGGAAGGAGCAGGTCCTGGGCCGCAAGTCGGAGCAGCAGGACGACCCCCAGCAAGTGACCGCCAAGCCGGAGGAGGAGCTGGCCGAGGAGAGCAAGGAGCTGCAGGAGTGGAGAAACAGCCAGCTGCGGGAGTCCATAGGGAGGAAACTGCAGGAGACCAGACAGAGCAG TCCAGACGGTTTTCCGAAGGATCCGGAGCTTCTCCTCCAGAAGTTGAGGGAAGCAGAAGCTGACGCCGCTGCAGCTGCTAAGCAGGTTTCTGCTCTGAAGGAATACGTCTACAAGTTGGGCGACTCG AAGATAATGTGGTCCGGTCTGGACCAGCagaaggagctgctgctggggaAGCTGGAGGCGTTCGAGGTCACCAACCGAGCCCTGCGACATCTGCTGCGGGAGCAGCGCGAGTCCCAG ATGGAGTCCGTCGGCCTGTCGGAGCAGAGGAAGGTTCTCCTGAAGTCGCTCGCTGACATGGAGGCCTGGAACGCC ctGCTGGTTAAGAAGCTtcaggagaaggagaaggagctTCATCAGCTTTCCACCCAGCTGGACTCTGAGAAG GAGAAAGCGAGGAGGTCGGCGGATTTATCCCAGAATCTGGACGCCACCAGAGCTCGTCTGCAGGGTCAGCTGCGGAGAAAAGAGGCCGAGAACAACCGGCTCATCGTCCAgataaag AGCCTGGAGCGGGCGGCCAGTCAGCATCTGGCAGAGGCGGAGCAGGTGGCGCAGCAGCTGGGCCGGGCGAAgcaggaggcggaggaggagcaggaggcaCTGAAACGGGCCAGCCAGGTCCAGAAGCAGCGGGCGGAGCGCTGCGAGGGCACAGCGGATCAGCTGAGCGCACAACTGCTGCAGAGG GAGAAGCAGGCCGCCGAGGCTCTGGCTTCAGCTGACGCCTGGCAGCGTCGACATGgagaggaagcagaggagaagggtcagctggaggtggagctgaACCTGCTGAccag CCGGATTTCGGACCTGACCGATCAGCTGCAGGCCATTCAGGATTCAGGTCAGCTGGAGAACCAGGCGCTGCTGGACCGGCTGCAGGCGCTGACGGCGCAGAAAGCTGCCGCCCAGCTGGAGACCAAGAGGCTGAAG GCTGCCGTGTCGGCGGCCGACGAGAAGCTGAGCCGAACCGAGGCGGAGCTGCAGCAGGTCAGAACCTCCATCAAGCAGTGTGAGGTTCTGCTGGACAACTACAAGATCCAG GTGGGGAACACGCGGGCCGAGGCGGAGCAGGCCCGGGCCCAGGTGGCGCAGGCGGAGCGGGACGCCCAGGCCGTCCGGGTGGAGCTGGAGAGGGAGAAGGAGCAGATCCGGCGGGAGCTGCAGGGCCGGCTGTCGGAGCTGGAGGTTCTGCCGGAGGCTCTGCGGCGCtgccagctgcagctgcaggaggcGCAGGAGGAGGAGCGCAGCCGCGAGAGGCGCAACCTGGAGCTGAGCGGCAACCTGACGGAGCTGCGGCTGAAG GTGGACACCCAGGGCCGCCAAACGGACCTGCTCCGGCAGAAGAACCAGCTGCTGATGGAGGAGAACCGGCAACTCCAGCTGAAGGTGGAGTCTCTGGAGAG GAAGCTGAGCGACGTCTCCAGCCAGAACTCGGACCTTCTGACCGTCGTCTCCAAGCGGGAGAAGACCATCCGCACCAATCAGCTCTCCCTGGAAGAAAAGACCAGAGAGTGTTCGCTGCTGAGCCGGAGGCTGGAGGAGGCTGTGAACGACGCGCACCAGCAG ATCTCAGAGACCAGAGAACGAGCCGCCAACAAGGAGCGCTCCACCCAGACCACCATCATGGACCTGGAGGCGCAGCTGAGCCGGACCGCCGCCgagctggagcagctgggccACAACATAGAGGAG GCGGAGAGGCGGTACCAGAGCCGCCTGCAGGACCTCCAGGACCGCCTGGAGCAGTCAGACAGCACCAACCGCAGCCTGCAGAACTACGTCCAGTTCCTCAAAGCGTCCTACGCCAACGTGTTCAGTGACGGGTTCCTCAGCGGGCCCCGGCGCTCCCCGTCACCCGTCTGA
- the odf2a gene encoding outer dense fiber protein 2 isoform X3: MRNLSGSPRVQVHVSNAEGLYLHVKRTTPSETSQRTMSKDRSPLRPSANVKTRLPWIPPGKTSYKWEGPTHCLEIKPPKPEPELELRLSDLASEEEQHLRSRISQYEKKIESLMSEVSSLRTEVEHRRKEQVLGRKSEQQDDPQQVTAKPEEELAEESKELQEWRNSQLRESIGRKLQETRQSSPDGFPKDPELLLQKLREAEADAAAAAKQVSALKEYVYKLGDSVKNKIMWSGLDQQKELLLGKLEAFEVTNRALRHLLREQRESQMESVGLSEQRKVLLKSLADMEAWNALLVKKLQEKEKELHQLSTQLDSEKEKARRSADLSQNLDATRARLQGQLRRKEAENNRLIVQIKSLERAASQHLAEAEQVAQQLGRAKQEAEEEQEALKRASQVQKQRAERCEGTADQLSAQLLQREKQAAEALASADAWQRRHGEEAEEKGQLEVELNLLTSRISDLTDQLQAIQDSGQLENQALLDRLQALTAQKAAAQLETKRLKAAVSAADEKLSRTEAELQQVRTSIKQCEVLLDNYKIQVGNTRAEAEQARAQVAQAERDAQAVRVELEREKEQIRRELQGRLSELEVLPEALRRCQLQLQEAQEEERSRERRNLELSGNLTELRLKVDTQGRQTDLLRQKNQLLMEENRQLQLKVESLERKLSDVSSQNSDLLTVVSKREKTIRTNQLSLEEKTRECSLLSRRLEEAVNDAHQQISETRERAANKERSTQTTIMDLEAQLSRTAAELEQLGHNIEEAERRYQSRLQDLQDRLEQSDSTNRSLQNYVQFLKASYANVFSDGFLSGPRRSPSPV; this comes from the exons ATGAGGAACCTGTCCGGTTCGCCCCGGGTGCAGGTCCACGTCAGTAATGCCGAAGGGCTCTACCTGCACGTGAAGAGGACGACTCCCAGCGAGACGtctcag CGGACGATGAGCAAGGACAGGTCGCCGCTCCGTCCCTCCGCCAACGTCAAAACGCGTCTTCCGTGGATTCCTCCAGGAAAGACTTCCTACAAATGGGAG GGACCGACCCACTGTCTGGAGATCAAACCGCCAAAACCGGAACCAGAACTTGAGCTGCGGCTGTCCGACCTTGCCTCAGAGGAAGAGCAGCATCTGCGCAGCCGCATCAGCCAGTATGAGAAGAAGATCGAGAGCCTGATGAGCGAGGTCAGCTCTCTGAGGACCGAG GTGGAACACCGCAGGAAGGAGCAGGTCCTGGGCCGCAAGTCGGAGCAGCAGGACGACCCCCAGCAAGTGACCGCCAAGCCGGAGGAGGAGCTGGCCGAGGAGAGCAAGGAGCTGCAGGAGTGGAGAAACAGCCAGCTGCGGGAGTCCATAGGGAGGAAACTGCAGGAGACCAGACAGAGCAG TCCAGACGGTTTTCCGAAGGATCCGGAGCTTCTCCTCCAGAAGTTGAGGGAAGCAGAAGCTGACGCCGCTGCAGCTGCTAAGCAGGTTTCTGCTCTGAAGGAATACGTCTACAAGTTGGGCGACTCGGTAAAAAAC AAGATAATGTGGTCCGGTCTGGACCAGCagaaggagctgctgctggggaAGCTGGAGGCGTTCGAGGTCACCAACCGAGCCCTGCGACATCTGCTGCGGGAGCAGCGCGAGTCCCAG ATGGAGTCCGTCGGCCTGTCGGAGCAGAGGAAGGTTCTCCTGAAGTCGCTCGCTGACATGGAGGCCTGGAACGCC ctGCTGGTTAAGAAGCTtcaggagaaggagaaggagctTCATCAGCTTTCCACCCAGCTGGACTCTGAGAAG GAGAAAGCGAGGAGGTCGGCGGATTTATCCCAGAATCTGGACGCCACCAGAGCTCGTCTGCAGGGTCAGCTGCGGAGAAAAGAGGCCGAGAACAACCGGCTCATCGTCCAgataaag AGCCTGGAGCGGGCGGCCAGTCAGCATCTGGCAGAGGCGGAGCAGGTGGCGCAGCAGCTGGGCCGGGCGAAgcaggaggcggaggaggagcaggaggcaCTGAAACGGGCCAGCCAGGTCCAGAAGCAGCGGGCGGAGCGCTGCGAGGGCACAGCGGATCAGCTGAGCGCACAACTGCTGCAGAGG GAGAAGCAGGCCGCCGAGGCTCTGGCTTCAGCTGACGCCTGGCAGCGTCGACATGgagaggaagcagaggagaagggtcagctggaggtggagctgaACCTGCTGAccag CCGGATTTCGGACCTGACCGATCAGCTGCAGGCCATTCAGGATTCAGGTCAGCTGGAGAACCAGGCGCTGCTGGACCGGCTGCAGGCGCTGACGGCGCAGAAAGCTGCCGCCCAGCTGGAGACCAAGAGGCTGAAG GCTGCCGTGTCGGCGGCCGACGAGAAGCTGAGCCGAACCGAGGCGGAGCTGCAGCAGGTCAGAACCTCCATCAAGCAGTGTGAGGTTCTGCTGGACAACTACAAGATCCAG GTGGGGAACACGCGGGCCGAGGCGGAGCAGGCCCGGGCCCAGGTGGCGCAGGCGGAGCGGGACGCCCAGGCCGTCCGGGTGGAGCTGGAGAGGGAGAAGGAGCAGATCCGGCGGGAGCTGCAGGGCCGGCTGTCGGAGCTGGAGGTTCTGCCGGAGGCTCTGCGGCGCtgccagctgcagctgcaggaggcGCAGGAGGAGGAGCGCAGCCGCGAGAGGCGCAACCTGGAGCTGAGCGGCAACCTGACGGAGCTGCGGCTGAAG GTGGACACCCAGGGCCGCCAAACGGACCTGCTCCGGCAGAAGAACCAGCTGCTGATGGAGGAGAACCGGCAACTCCAGCTGAAGGTGGAGTCTCTGGAGAG GAAGCTGAGCGACGTCTCCAGCCAGAACTCGGACCTTCTGACCGTCGTCTCCAAGCGGGAGAAGACCATCCGCACCAATCAGCTCTCCCTGGAAGAAAAGACCAGAGAGTGTTCGCTGCTGAGCCGGAGGCTGGAGGAGGCTGTGAACGACGCGCACCAGCAG ATCTCAGAGACCAGAGAACGAGCCGCCAACAAGGAGCGCTCCACCCAGACCACCATCATGGACCTGGAGGCGCAGCTGAGCCGGACCGCCGCCgagctggagcagctgggccACAACATAGAGGAG GCGGAGAGGCGGTACCAGAGCCGCCTGCAGGACCTCCAGGACCGCCTGGAGCAGTCAGACAGCACCAACCGCAGCCTGCAGAACTACGTCCAGTTCCTCAAAGCGTCCTACGCCAACGTGTTCAGTGACGGGTTCCTCAGCGGGCCCCGGCGCTCCCCGTCACCCGTCTGA